A genomic window from Candidatus Bathyarchaeota archaeon includes:
- a CDS encoding glycosyltransferase gives MSDLLIIWLVLGSIFFGFPVIYRIYMGHLSSQPWNLKTDKNYFPTVTILVPTYNEAEIIDFKLENLKKLKYPRELIQILLVDSGSQDSTLEKIEKFLRNNPSVKFKVIKETERKGKSNALNFALKHATGEIISVSDADCFLLDDILEKSLKYLADPTIGAIVGREVILNPNRTWVTKNEALYRSLMSCIRLGESKFYSTIIFEGGFSAYKRDCLEKFDSETGCDDTGTALNVVQKNARTILIPEATFFTAFPTTWNGKITIKIRRGSQLVQIWTKCLMYLLRKSLVLPKRIAISEIFLHVFNPIIFSLLVLISFFVILQYPLLLFGIIFVLIVPTTRNLLVETVQNNVILLAAFISLILKRRFVIWQKADESRQELTRELLEQHNLI, from the coding sequence ATGTCGGATTTATTAATAATTTGGCTTGTTTTAGGTTCAATTTTTTTTGGTTTTCCAGTTATATATCGTATTTACATGGGGCATTTATCCTCACAACCATGGAATTTAAAAACAGATAAAAATTATTTTCCAACTGTTACGATTTTGGTTCCAACTTATAATGAAGCAGAAATTATTGATTTTAAACTAGAAAACTTGAAAAAACTGAAGTATCCACGGGAATTAATCCAAATTCTCTTGGTTGACAGTGGTTCGCAGGACAGTACACTAGAAAAAATTGAAAAATTTTTAAGAAATAACCCCTCCGTAAAATTCAAAGTAATAAAAGAGACAGAGCGTAAAGGGAAATCAAATGCGTTAAATTTTGCATTAAAGCATGCAACTGGGGAAATTATTTCAGTTTCTGATGCTGATTGTTTTTTATTGGATGACATCCTAGAAAAATCTTTGAAATATTTGGCCGATCCAACCATAGGTGCAATTGTCGGACGAGAAGTAATACTAAATCCAAATCGTACTTGGGTTACAAAAAACGAAGCATTGTATCGCAGTCTAATGTCGTGCATCCGACTTGGTGAATCAAAATTTTATTCAACAATAATTTTTGAAGGGGGCTTTAGTGCTTATAAACGGGATTGTTTAGAAAAATTTGATTCCGAAACAGGTTGTGATGATACAGGAACAGCATTGAATGTTGTTCAAAAAAACGCCCGAACAATCCTTATTCCTGAAGCCACTTTTTTTACTGCTTTTCCAACTACCTGGAATGGAAAAATTACCATAAAAATTCGTAGAGGCAGTCAATTGGTACAAATCTGGACAAAATGCTTGATGTATTTATTAAGAAAAAGTTTAGTATTGCCTAAACGTATAGCAATATCTGAAATATTTCTACATGTTTTTAATCCAATAATTTTTTCTTTATTGGTTTTAATATCATTTTTCGTTATTTTACAATACCCGCTTCTTTTATTTGGTATAATATTTGTCCTAATTGTTCCTACAACAAGAAATCTTTTAGTTGAAACTGTACAAAATAATGTCATATTGTTGGCTGCATTCATTTCGTTAATTTTGAAACGAAGATTTGTAATTTGGCAAAAAGCCGATGAATCAAGACAAGAATTAACTCGTGAATTGCTTGAACAACATAATTTAATTTAG
- a CDS encoding DUF362 domain-containing protein, with protein sequence MSKVVLTSVQKSFTDQGIQSTVSRAFELLDYKYPKKLETVIIKANLCYYWDYSTGETTDPRVISAIIDYLRAKFGQDLNIIVSEADATAMKTRHAFKILGYDKLCKDKNVELVNLCDGEIVEKETTVNGKPMVLPVHKILLDADLVINVPKMKVHNLVGMTCSLKNMFGAISKPRKFSYHPNLHSTIVGINKLVKSDICIVDGLIVHGKYAKKTGFILAGDDALATDFVVAKIMNFNPHSVSHLKLAEKEKVGNVNNIELIEDGISLKAAKQSFPQTSFLVHKISWALQLRLLDVYFKLSGDICPPFLKA encoded by the coding sequence GTGTCTAAAGTTGTATTAACTTCTGTGCAAAAATCATTTACTGATCAGGGTATTCAGTCCACTGTTAGCCGTGCCTTTGAACTATTGGATTACAAATATCCCAAAAAGCTTGAAACTGTAATCATAAAAGCCAATCTCTGCTACTATTGGGATTATTCAACTGGAGAAACAACTGACCCTAGAGTTATTTCAGCAATAATTGATTACCTTAGAGCTAAATTTGGTCAAGACCTTAATATTATTGTGTCTGAGGCAGACGCCACAGCAATGAAAACAAGACACGCATTTAAAATACTTGGGTATGACAAACTTTGCAAAGATAAAAATGTTGAATTAGTAAACCTTTGTGATGGAGAAATTGTCGAAAAAGAGACTACAGTCAATGGAAAACCAATGGTTCTTCCTGTTCACAAAATCCTTCTAGATGCCGATCTTGTTATTAATGTACCTAAAATGAAAGTACACAATCTTGTTGGGATGACTTGTTCTTTAAAAAACATGTTTGGTGCAATTTCTAAGCCAAGAAAGTTTTCATATCATCCAAATCTTCACTCTACTATTGTTGGTATAAACAAATTGGTGAAATCTGATATCTGCATTGTAGATGGTCTAATTGTACATGGTAAATATGCTAAAAAAACAGGATTCATATTAGCAGGTGATGATGCATTAGCAACTGATTTTGTTGTTGCAAAAATAATGAATTTTAATCCGCACTCAGTGAGTCACTTAAAATTAGCTGAAAAAGAAAAAGTTGGAAATGTAAACAATATTGAATTAATTGAAGATGGAATAAGCTTGAAGGCTGCAAAGCAAAGCTTTCCTCAAACCAGTTTTCTAGTTCACAAAATATCTTGGGCTTTGCAATTACGCTTATTGGATGTATATTTCAAACTTAGTGGTGATATTTGTCCACCATTTCTAAAAGCATAA
- a CDS encoding Gfo/Idh/MocA family oxidoreductase has protein sequence MLKLGLIGMGKMGQLHFLNSLHLKNVEMVAVADKLKKNRKMAESYNVKTYDDYARLLSSEDLDAVIISLPNFLREDCISQAAERGVDLFVDKPLARSLAEAQRIDAKVRKENVRMMTGVNYRYYDSVQKLKSMLDEGRIGDVVYATADLVINGPLGHGRVPSPVPEWWLSKEQAGGGALLDLGYHLIDLLNWMFGDLKLEYCKLGHRFQLPVEDGAMVVLNSGKSNVNCCVNVGWFSKTIFPNFNFRVNLHGTVGYKSTDTFAPKSLHVHAVKAGAGNFLRRITGKPLKYLWYTYYYHSFYCILDLFCNALQNDTELPVSLNEELEVMKIIDDIYKHNERLV, from the coding sequence TTGCTTAAACTTGGATTAATTGGTATGGGTAAAATGGGGCAACTCCATTTTTTAAATTCTCTACACCTAAAAAATGTCGAAATGGTTGCTGTAGCAGATAAACTTAAAAAAAATAGAAAGATGGCAGAAAGTTATAATGTAAAAACATATGATGATTACGCGCGTTTGCTATCGTCGGAAGACTTAGATGCCGTGATAATTTCTTTGCCAAATTTTCTGCGTGAGGATTGCATTTCTCAAGCTGCAGAAAGGGGGGTCGATTTGTTTGTTGATAAGCCTCTTGCTCGAAGTTTAGCTGAAGCACAACGGATTGATGCAAAAGTTCGTAAAGAAAATGTTAGGATGATGACTGGAGTAAACTACAGATACTATGATAGTGTTCAAAAATTAAAGAGCATGCTTGATGAGGGTCGAATTGGTGATGTAGTTTATGCCACCGCTGATCTGGTAATTAATGGACCTTTAGGTCACGGTCGTGTTCCTTCACCTGTTCCTGAATGGTGGTTAAGTAAAGAACAAGCCGGAGGTGGAGCTTTACTTGATCTTGGTTACCATTTGATTGATCTTCTCAATTGGATGTTTGGAGACCTAAAACTTGAATATTGCAAGTTAGGTCACCGATTTCAATTACCCGTGGAAGATGGAGCAATGGTTGTACTTAATTCCGGAAAGTCAAATGTCAACTGTTGTGTAAATGTTGGATGGTTCTCAAAGACAATATTTCCTAATTTCAATTTTCGAGTAAACCTACATGGAACTGTCGGATACAAATCCACCGATACTTTTGCACCTAAAAGTCTTCATGTTCACGCCGTCAAAGCAGGTGCAGGTAATTTTCTAAGAAGAATTACTGGAAAACCCTTGAAATATTTGTGGTATACCTATTATTATCATTCATTTTATTGTATTTTGGACCTATTTTGTAATGCACTTCAGAACGATACTGAACTTCCTGTTTCGTTGAACGAAGAACTTGAAGTTATGAAGATCATTGATGATATCTACAAACATAATGAGAGGCTGGTTTGA
- a CDS encoding DUF1616 domain-containing protein, producing MVSKSKILIVSILIISVTLVWIIAPLLSNLLTKNSDPFSELWLLGPERTAENYPHNITSNQNYVIYLGVRNQLNQVTEYSLRVKLCNTVNQLPNSSTAEPSSLPVIEEFKFTLSDEDDWETYLAFALDFELIQLNVTRIENVRINDITIPVNYDSNWDSNRNGFYSILLFELWTYNVTSNTFAYTNQNVYLHLNMTSNFVV from the coding sequence ATGGTTTCTAAATCAAAAATTCTAATAGTTTCAATTTTAATAATTAGCGTAACCCTAGTTTGGATAATTGCGCCACTTTTAAGCAATCTATTAACTAAAAATAGCGATCCATTTTCTGAACTCTGGCTATTAGGTCCAGAACGTACAGCAGAAAATTATCCACATAACATTACTTCCAATCAAAATTATGTTATATATTTAGGCGTACGCAATCAACTAAATCAGGTTACAGAGTATTCATTACGTGTTAAACTATGTAACACCGTTAATCAACTTCCAAATTCGAGTACTGCTGAACCCAGCTCATTACCTGTAATTGAAGAGTTTAAATTCACTCTTTCGGATGAAGATGATTGGGAAACCTACTTGGCTTTTGCTCTAGACTTTGAACTAATTCAGCTTAATGTCACTCGAATTGAAAATGTTCGAATTAATGATATCACAATTCCAGTTAACTATGATTCGAATTGGGATTCAAACCGAAATGGATTCTATTCTATATTGCTTTTTGAACTTTGGACTTACAATGTTACCTCAAATACTTTTGCTTACACTAATCAAAATGTATATTTGCATTTGAACATGACTTCAAATTTTGTTGTTTAA
- a CDS encoding dihydroorotase family protein, with translation MTIDTVLYNCKLYFGGELIEAGIGIDGGKIVKIAKDLNLPNGSTRINLNGNIILPGLIDGHVHLRDQQLAYKETFKTGTAAAAAGGVTSVIDMPNNNPVTMDSFSLKQRMKLAENQLLVNVGFNSAFPKDINEIPKIVEMGGKGFKVYLAGKIGGVNVDDDQSLVNAFQVASENSALILIHAEDREIIQTKKKEFEVSGQSNLMSYVKSHSPLAEAKSIRRIVSIIKRFDISVHFCHVSSKLGLDVILDAKKAGLPVTCEVTPHNLFLSDEQYAVSGSLALTDPPLRQQKDVASLQTAVKHGLVDIIASDHAPHAFTEKKADSIWQVPPGVPGLETTLVLLLNRINQGQLSFAELVRWTAQRPAVIFRLSNRGNIKEGNWADLVVVDLKMKHKIDSSLFFSKAKYSPFDDLQVKGKPTKTFVNGTLVMDDGQIVAKVHPGKLL, from the coding sequence GTGACAATCGACACTGTGCTTTACAATTGCAAACTTTATTTTGGTGGGGAACTAATCGAAGCAGGAATCGGAATTGATGGCGGAAAAATTGTCAAAATTGCTAAAGATTTGAACCTTCCTAATGGGTCAACAAGGATCAATCTGAACGGCAACATAATTCTTCCTGGATTAATTGATGGTCACGTCCATTTGCGTGATCAACAATTGGCATATAAAGAAACCTTCAAAACTGGGACTGCTGCTGCAGCCGCTGGAGGTGTAACTTCTGTAATCGATATGCCTAACAACAACCCTGTTACAATGGATTCTTTTTCCCTTAAACAGCGAATGAAATTAGCAGAAAACCAATTACTAGTAAACGTTGGTTTCAATTCAGCTTTTCCTAAAGACATTAATGAAATACCGAAAATTGTTGAAATGGGGGGCAAAGGCTTCAAAGTCTATTTAGCTGGAAAAATAGGAGGCGTTAACGTTGATGATGATCAGTCGTTAGTTAATGCTTTTCAGGTAGCTTCAGAAAACAGTGCTCTAATTTTGATTCATGCAGAAGATCGTGAAATAATTCAAACCAAAAAAAAGGAATTTGAAGTTTCAGGGCAATCAAATTTGATGTCTTATGTTAAATCCCATTCTCCATTGGCTGAAGCGAAATCAATACGACGCATTGTTTCGATAATAAAAAGATTTGATATCTCTGTTCATTTTTGTCATGTAAGTTCCAAGTTAGGTCTTGATGTAATTCTGGACGCAAAGAAAGCAGGATTGCCCGTAACTTGTGAAGTCACTCCTCATAATTTGTTTCTTTCTGATGAACAATATGCTGTTTCTGGTAGTCTTGCCCTCACGGATCCTCCTTTGCGACAACAAAAGGATGTAGCAAGCTTACAGACTGCTGTTAAGCATGGTTTAGTTGATATAATTGCTTCGGATCATGCCCCTCATGCTTTTACTGAAAAAAAAGCAGATTCGATATGGCAAGTTCCACCTGGTGTACCTGGACTAGAGACTACTTTGGTGCTTTTATTAAATAGGATAAACCAAGGACAACTGTCTTTTGCTGAACTTGTTAGATGGACAGCTCAACGGCCTGCAGTAATATTTCGATTGTCTAACCGGGGTAACATAAAGGAAGGAAATTGGGCGGACCTTGTAGTTGTAGACTTGAAAATGAAACATAAAATTGATTCTTCTTTGTTTTTTTCAAAAGCAAAATATTCTCCTTTTGATGATCTTCAAGTTAAAGGCAAGCCTACAAAAACTTTTGTAAATGGAACTTTAGTTATGGATGACGGACAAATAGTTGCGAAAGTTCATCCTGGAAAGCTGTTATAA
- a CDS encoding CBS domain-containing protein, translating into MAEIGLRPRMLVKDVMSSPAVTTPEDTTVDKTAQLMSSDRLGCIIVTSKDGKALGIITERDLVTRVLAKNLKPSKLTAKEVMSTPLITVDPEEKLTETARRMSKLDIRRMGVVYKGNLVGIISSRDILAITPELLENMQEKARIERDVDLDENDSESNPSAGYCEQCGSWSENLDEIDGTYLCEDCQMDL; encoded by the coding sequence ATGGCTGAAATAGGATTAAGACCAAGAATGTTAGTCAAAGATGTAATGAGCAGCCCTGCAGTAACAACTCCTGAAGATACTACTGTGGACAAAACAGCACAACTAATGAGCAGTGACCGTTTAGGCTGTATTATAGTAACAAGCAAGGATGGAAAAGCTCTCGGGATAATAACTGAACGTGATCTGGTAACACGGGTTTTAGCTAAAAACCTTAAACCTAGCAAATTAACTGCTAAAGAAGTCATGTCAACACCCCTAATCACAGTAGACCCTGAGGAAAAACTGACTGAAACTGCTCGTCGAATGAGTAAACTTGACATCCGAAGAATGGGTGTAGTCTACAAAGGAAATCTAGTGGGAATCATTTCAAGCAGAGATATTTTGGCAATAACTCCTGAACTTTTAGAAAATATGCAAGAAAAAGCTCGAATAGAACGAGATGTGGACTTGGATGAAAACGATTCGGAATCAAATCCTTCAGCAGGATACTGTGAACAATGCGGAAGCTGGTCAGAAAACTTGGATGAAATTGATGGAACCTACCTTTGTGAAGACTGCCAAATGGATCTCTAA